The window ATAAGAAGGGATACAAAACTAAAAGTCGTGAAATTTGTATATTCGGTGTTTTAACTAGGCACGGCAGCATTGTTACAGTCCAAAAAGTGTAAGGAGCATACAGTGTGATTCTGTGTTGCCTTCCATCCACCTGCACGCCCTGCACCTCTCCTcccacatcttcctccttttaggTTCCTTTTTTGCACttggtgctgttcttttttttatttcactgactactttcatatacaggacgtggtcagtgatatctgatatttttcaacattcccacataaaatgcacaagccgaaatcaacatccttttatttttactgttcatatttacttaaaaaaaaaatcattacctatttttagttttatgttataattcaattaacaaagccttatcatacaccagtaagtatgaatattaataataagggttatgttttttaattttagatacacttgtgcagcaattcatgctgtacttttcctgcacatcgatttcaaatttagctaagaaACCTCTTTGCCCCacgaaatcggagacaattaaaattgctggcgctgataggtataCACCAGCCTCACTGCCACGTCTCTAATTAACACACAAAATGGagttaatgaacacacctaggcctaattaagacaggaattggaattaatgaacacaactaggcctaattaagataggAATTGGAATTAAGGAACAcagctaggcctaattaagatatgaattggaattaatgaacacaactaggcctaattaagataggaattggaattaaggaacacacctaggcctaattaagatatgaattggaattaatgaacacaactaggcctaattaagataggAATTGGAATTAAGGAACaaacctaggcctaattaagacaggaattggaattaatgaacacacctaggcctaattaagacaggaattggaattaatacacacctaggcctaattaagatatAAATTGGAATTAAGGAACACACCTAAccctaattaagacaggaattggaattaatgaacaaacctatgcctaattaagacaggaattggaattaatgaacacacctaggcctaattaagacaggaattggaattaatgaacacagcTAGGCCTGATTAGCACAGGAAGTAGGAGTAATGAacataggcctaattaagacagggagtgcaaataatgaacataagtaggcctaattaagacagaaAGTAGGGATAATGCACGCAGggaggcctaattaagacagggaGAGTGAGTAATGAACACAAGTAGGCCTAACTGGTACAGGAAGTGCAAGTAATGAACACAGGTAGGCCTAATTAGCACAGGGAGTAGCAGTAATGAACACATAGGCCTAATTAACAAAAGGAGTGGGAGTAATAGGCACAGGTAGGCCTAATTAGCACAGGGAGTAGCAGTAATGAACACATAGGCCTAATTAACAAAAGGAGTGGGAGTAATAGGCACAGGTAGGCCTAATTAGCACAGGAAGTAGCAGTAATGAACACATAGGCCTAATTAACAAAAGGAGTGGGAGTAATGAACACAGGTAGGCCTAATTAGCACAGAGAATGGAATAATGAAGACAGGTAGGCCTATTGAACACAGGGCAAGCCTATTTCAGCATTCTCCAGCAAGACACAAAATTGGTGAATTATTTACAATGGAGGTTGAGGGAGGCTTGCAGGGGCCTTAcaggtaggcctaattaagatgaGCCACAGGTACACAGGCCTAATTAACTCTTCTGGGCACAGGTAGGCCAAGAGTAAATCTGTTTTCTTCACCAACAGGTACACAGTAGGTCTAATTGACTTTTCCAGCATGATATAGGCctacttaactctctctctctctctctctctctctctctctctctctctctctctctctctctctctctctctctgtgcatgtAATCTTAATATCAAGGTAAAAAAGATACACAGAtggaaataataagagaaataatgCATAATAGGCCTAAGAAtaagttatcatttttttttttttttttttaccgcctAACatggcatcaccaccaccaccaccaccacctctctcctcaCATAACTCAATATTTACGCTTTGTTACACCTCAACACCTACATACATACGAACACACATACTTAgtgatacataaatacataatatgAAGATGTATAATTATTGCTTACCGTCTATTCCaggtcaccgccaccaccagcaccgccaccaccaccaccatcactacacccTTCAGAAAACTGTAAACAAACTAGGGACTACGAGtataaataattattataatatttctcATAGcagattttatatttttttctttctaaacgtGGTGAAAACTTTTTATAAACTCTTAGGTTCATTCCCCGAAAGttttcaccccttccctcccaaatTGAAATGTTTTTTGAAAGGTTTTGCACTTTTAAAAATTTCTGCGCACGAAGATTTATAAATTAAGTAGATTTTAGATGCAAATTTTACTACGAACGCCGTATTATtgtgaaaatattattattgcttatataaaacaaatctaaaaaaaaaactaataataataataataataataataataataataataataataataataataataataataataataataataataataatccatgtTGAAACCTCTTTTGAAATGTATTTGATAGATTCtaatgtaattattattatggttattattaaAAAATTCTGTcaatgtgacaaaaaaaaaatccataattTAGTTAATATTTTCTTCGCAATATTTCATTTCAGGTGTTAATTGTTTGAAGGTTTACATAATATTTTGGTGTATAATAATTAatatattgctattattattacatctaatATACGGTGTTACTCTGGATGTTCctaggagcacacacacacacacacacaggagagagagagagagagagagagagagagagagagagagagagagagagagagagagagagagagagagagaatggaggagaaataggaaaacagaggaggaagaggaggaggaagtggtgacacacacacacacacaatttaaattaaatatgcaaatttctcaatataaacagaaaaaaataaaaaataaaataataataataataataattaatcttTACTTAACTTTAGCCAACGAAGCTTTAAGTAACTTTACTatggggctgagagagagagagagagagagagagagagagagagagagagagagagagagagagagagagagagagagagagagagaatggaggagaaataggaaaacagaggaggaagtggtgacacacacacacacacaatttaaattaaatatgcaaatttctcaatataaacagaaaaaaataaaaaataaaataataataataataataattaatcttTACTTAACTTTAGCCAACGAAGCTTTAAGTAACTTTACTatggggctgagagagagagagagagagagagagagagagagagagagagagagagagagagtgtgtgcccTTACCTTCCCTAAGCGGGTTTAAAttgaaacagtaataataataatgaataaataaacagataaatagatgatgAAGTGGAAACACGAAAatacaacacattttttttattataaacgtttacaaaattatttaataataaagaaaatgaaacaaaaaaaagattatgattttatttttatttcggtACTTTCTCGGCAGCtgttgtctatctgtctgtctgtctgtctgtctatctatttttctgtccgtttattgtagtaataataataataataatagtaataataataataataataataataataataataataataataataataataatagtaataataataatgatgatgatgatgatgcactgggagaggctgggatgcactgggagaggctgggatgcactgggagaggctgggatgcactgggagaggctggaatgcactgggagaggctggaatgcactgggagaggctaggatgcactgggagaggctggaatgcactgggagaggctgggatgcactgggagaggctggaatgcactgggagaggctggaatgcactgggagaggctgggatgcactgggagaggctggtatgcactgggagaggctgggatgcactgggagaggctgagatgcactgggagaggctgggatgcactgggagaggctggaatgcactgggagaggctggaatgcactgggagaggctgggatgcactgggagaggctgggatgcactgggagaggctgggatgcactgggagaggctggaatacactgggagaggctggaatgcactgggagaggctggaatggactgagagaggctgggatgcattGGGAGAggttgggatggactgggagaggctgggatgcactgggagaggctggaatgcactgggagaggctggaatgcactgggagaggctgggatgcactgggagaggctgggatggactgggagaggctgggatgcactgggagaggctgggatgcactgggagaggctggaatgcactgggagaggctggtaTGCATTGGGAGAGGGTagaatgcactgggagaggctggaatgcactgggagaggctggaatgcactgggagaggctgggatgcactgggagaggctgggatggactgggagaggctgggatgcactgggagaggctgggatgcactgggagaggctgggatgcactgggagaggctggaatgcactgggagaggctggtaTGCATTGGGAGAGGGTagaatgcactgggagaggctggaatgcactgggagaggctggaatgcactgggagaggctgggatgcactgggagaggctggtatgcactgggagaggctggaatgcactgggagaggctggaatgcactgggagaggctggaatgcactgggagaggctgggatgcactgggagaggctgggatgcactgggagaggctgggatggacttgGATGAACTGGAATAGGCCATACCTTTGCAGTCTTCAATTTGTAAAGAATCTGGAGTCCTACAGAAGAGGCATCCCAGAATTTTATTGACCCGTCCTCGTGTCtgcaaaaaatagtagtagtagtagtagtagtagtagtagtagtagaaggaagaaatagagaaatatatcaataatttcgtcactctctctctctctcctctctctctctctctctctctctctctctctctctcagacactcgCACAGACACCCACACCATTCCCACGCCCCATCACTCACCCAGTTAGGATCATCTCGGGGTAGGGGCAAGAGGTGCTGCCCCACTCTCCTCCAGAGATTGGCCACTCCTTCTCGGAGAACCCCTGCTTCCTGTGCCCTCCTCCCCTGGCCCCTGCTGAGTAGAGGGCAGGGGTGAGGTCAGCAGGGCAGTCAGCCAGGTACGTGCAGCAGGTGACAGGTGACTCGTGGATGTCCATTGAATAAGGGTTCTCGAAGCAGGGGTAGCCGGGGGAGAGGaggtcaacaacaacaaggtcatTGTGCAGCAGAACCACCAGTGCGTACGGGTCACTCAgttctgtggagagagagagagagagagagagagagagagagagagagagagagagagagagagagagagagagagagagagagagattaattatatttctagtatatttgtttgtttgttttgttaatgtgtttgtttgtttgtttgtttgtttgtttgttgcaaATTCACCTGTCCACTAATCAGACCaggtaatgtagtagtagtagtagtagtagtagtagtagtagtggtagaccctaacaaaaataactctctctctctctctctctctgggtgttaacttatcagagagagagagagagagagagagagagagagagagagagagagagagagagagagagagagagagagagagagagagagagagagagagagagagagagacacccctAGAAGACCCGcaaccctcccccactccctagGAAGGTCACCAGGCCCTTCCAGACCCTCCCAGGACCTTACTTTgagggagaaagacaaacaattCTTTTCTCAGATCTCTGTGACTTAACTTCCTCACCCAAGTCCCTTCAAGACCACTAATTAGACCGCACCAAACCCTCACTCACTTTTGGGGTGTTCTGCAGGTGTTCAGGGGTGTTTAAGGAGGTCAGGTCACTCCCCctaccacacacagacacacaattgTCACCCATTCTGCTTATAAATATTACAGATAAGGTtaagtttggtgtgtgtgtgtgtgtgtgctcccgtGACACATTCAGTAACCCACAAGAGATGGTTACTTCAAGAAGTAATATTATATTAAGCCTTACAGAGCGACTACATGGGAGCCAGGATTTGCGGCACTATGGCACCGAAGGACAGAGCAGAATATTCAGACAACGACGTGACCTGCCGGCCCACGAGTAGGCCTTGCAAGTGTCTGGTCACCTGTGCCTGCTTGTGTTGTGGACTCAAGAAAAtacaatatgttttttttttcttaccctgcTCTATGCGACTGTTGATCCACATTGAGGCAGACGTGCTCAGAATTCCAGACACAATTCCTGATGCTCGCTCCTTCAACGGTTATCTGAAAATGAATCAGTTTGTTTAACAGGGTTCAGATACACAGGCTAGCGCATCAACCCTTTAGTGCGTCCCTGAGTCAACTGCCGGGTATGTGTAGAGATGCATGGTGCCAGAATCGCCAGCttagttttttatatataatgaataaataaataaataaataaaaaggtcatGTCTCTATTTTGCATGGGTGACTGAAAAAACTGATAATTCTTTATAATTAAGTATACAAGTGTTGATGACACAGCCTTAACACAAagtactcatttttttttgttatcctttcaatgaggcaaggaagtgtacaggtccATACTATTAAATCTGAACCGCGATCAACACAAAAGATATCAGCACCAGCCTACACACCCACACGACACCCCACATAGGCCTACCTTGCTGCCTACCTGCTTCATCCAATATGCTACAGAATATTTACCAATACCAACAATATtcaaaacctcagtaacttccactacagcccattaaactagaaccatgaaaacatccttgaaaaccctagtaacttccactacagccattaaattagaaccatgaaaacacccttgaaaaccccagtaactttcactacagcccattaaactagaaccatgaaaaacacccttgaaaacacacacacacacacacacactactacaaacacacaaacaatactacaaacacgaacaaacaaacacacacacacacacacacacacacaccttctctgccCAGGCCCTTGACACAGCTGAAGGAGAACAGAGCCCTAGGGTTGATCAGCTCCCAAGCCTCGGTCAAACTGGCACCAATGTCCCTCCTTCTGCCCTGCGGTGGGAGAACaaaagagctgaaagagtttgactaggcaaggtgcaagcacagaggcacagtttcggagaacaataggagggaccccatcaggtccataagccttctgagggtttaggccagcgagggcatggaaaacatcactgcaaagaattttaataggtggcatgaagtagtcagagggtggaggagagggaggaacaagcccagaattgtccaaggtagagtttttagcaaaggtttgagcaaagagttcagctttagagatagatgtgatagcagtggtgccatctggttgaagcagaggagggaaagaagaagaagcaaagttattggagatatttttggctagatgccagaagtcacgaggggagttagatcttgaaaggttttgacattttctgttaatgaaggagtttttggctagttggagaacagacttggcatggttccaggcagaaatataaagtgcatgagattctggtgaaggaaggcttaagtaccttttgtgggccacctctctatcatgtatagcacgagaacaagctgtgttaaacaaagatctggaaggtttaggacgagaaaaagagtgaggaatgtacgcctccatgccagacactatcacctctgttatgcgctcagcacacaaagacggctctctgacacggaagcagtagtcattccaaggaaaatcagcaaaatacctcctcaggtccccccaactagcagaggcaaaatgccagaggcaccttcgcttagggggatcctgaggagggattggagtgataggacgtTGAACCAGGACTCAAAAACATCAAGGGAATCAAAAAATATCCGGCATTAGGAAGTTCAGAAGGGCCCAGAGCTCTGCCACGCTGTTCTGTAAGGGTGTCCCAGTCAGCAGCAGTTGGTTCATGGGGGGTAAGGTGTTCAGGGACCTGTAAGGGAGGGGGACGAGTTAGGTTAGGGTGCATTGCTAACTGGTGAAatgctcttttaaaaggctctacatgaagtgacaagggtttttaagggtgtttttaaggttctagtggcagattaacaatatttctgcattactgacagaagaaacacccttgagaaccctgctacctgtatttaaaaggctgtagttgaagttactgtggttttcaagagtgttttttaaggttccaatgacagattaacaacatttctgcataaCTAACTGGacaaacacccttgagaaccctgctacctgtatttaaaaggctgtagttcaAGTTACTGtgcttttcaagggtgtttttaaggttccagtgacagattaacaacatttctgcattactaactggagaaacacttttacaaggctctaattgaagttgtaagagttttcaagagtgttttta is drawn from Scylla paramamosain isolate STU-SP2022 unplaced genomic scaffold, ASM3559412v1 Contig109, whole genome shotgun sequence and contains these coding sequences:
- the LOC135099166 gene encoding uncharacterized protein LOC135099166, encoding MAYSSSSKSIPASPSASQPLPVHPSLSQCIPASPSAFQPLPVHSSLSQCIPASPSASQPLPVHSSLSQCIPASPSAFYPLPMHTSLSQCIPASPSASQPLPVHPSLSQCIPASPSPSQPLPVHPSLSQCIPASPSAFQPLPVHSTLSQCIPASPSAFQPLPVHPSLSQCIPASPSPSQPLPVHPSLSQCIPASPSAFQPLPVHPSLSQSIPTSPNASQPLSVHSSLSQCIPASPSVFQPLPVHPSLSQCIPASPSASQPLPVHSSLSQCIPASPSASQPLPVHLSLSQCIPASPSAYQPLPVHPSLSQCIPASPSAFQPLPVHPSLSQCIPASPSAS